ATCACCTTTCCTTTTTCTACATTTAGGTCAATTCCATCTAAGACCACTAAGTCACCAAATTGTTTGTGTAAATTTCGAATCGATAGCATATATAAGCTCCTAACTTAACTAACGTAGCGGTTTAGTTTATTCTCAATTTGATCTTGTACAAGGGATAGTAAGAAGCATATCATCCAATAGATGAAAGCAGCTTCTGTGTACAAAAGAAGTGGTTCATAGGTGTTCGCTACGATTTCTTGGGCTTTACGGAACATTTCAGCTACTAAAATCGTTGAAGCCAAGGAAGTATCCTTCACTAGACTTATAAACGAGTTCGATAATGGTGGAATAGAAACTCGAGTCGCTTGCGGTAGGATGATTCGCTTTAATGATTGTCCATACGACATTCCAATGGATTGGGAAGCTTCCCATTGACCTTTAGGTATGGAAAGAATAGCAGCCCGAATAATTTCAGATGCATATGCCCCTGTATTTAATGAGAATCCAATAATAGCAGCTGGGAAGGGATCTAATTTAATACCTACAGATGTTAAGCCAAAGAATATGATAAATAATTGTACGAGTAGCGGTGTACCTCGAATGATGGATATATAGACTCTAGCAATCCCGCTTAGTACTTTTATACCTGATATCCGAAATAAAGCAGTTGTAATGGCTAAAATGATTCCGATGACAAACGAAATTAGTGTCATCGGAATGGAATAGAAGAGAGCTCCTTTCAATAATGGAAGAAAGGAACTCTGTGCAATATCAATATATCGGTCTGCATCAAATACTGCAGAAGTTAACATATTATTTAGTAGAAACATCTTCGCCAAACCAT
The sequence above is drawn from the Pontibacillus yanchengensis genome and encodes:
- a CDS encoding amino acid ABC transporter permease, producing MFLLNNMLTSAVFDADRYIDIAQSSFLPLLKGALFYSIPMTLISFVIGIILAITTALFRISGIKVLSGIARVYISIIRGTPLLVQLFIIFFGLTSVGIKLDPFPAAIIGFSLNTGAYASEIIRAAILSIPKGQWEASQSIGMSYGQSLKRIILPQATRVSIPPLSNSFISLVKDTSLASTILVAEMFRKAQEIVANTYEPLLLYTEAAFIYWMICFLLSLVQDQIENKLNRYVS